From the genome of Haloterrigena sp. KLK7, one region includes:
- the ppk1 gene encoding polyphosphate kinase 1 encodes MNGDDTSEADRSEQWNRPTERPNRTTQDDDVPTARAMSDGGSSGDDADATAEDDATLAYDTGADDAPAADPDDGTGSEPDAVDAEDRGPDADESEPTSALPADTLSVDEASVADAAATTDSASEGDVVRAESVDLSDPRYYLNREHSVLEFQRRVLHEAMDEKNPLLERVKFLAIFTTNVDEFIRKRVGGLKQQIAAGITEETPDGRTPREQWREVLAEARSLLERQSRCYREEIRPALHEEGIHIVDYDELSTAEQREVRDYFESSVLPTLTPLTFDPAHPFPFISNQSLSLAVLTRERPGADLTFSRVKIPRNQVRFVQLGDDDRYVLLEDIVRANLDLLFPDVEVVDTALFRVTRNAEVRRDEEVAEDLIEMIEEVLEERRFATVVRLEIEEDAPEGILEILRRELELDEREVFHLDGPLDYRDFFELADLDREELQLPDWTPQPHPRLGTRGDGRPIFDVIRDRDVLVHHPYHAFEDTVQRFLEEAAEDPDVLAIKAAIYRTASDSKIIETLIDAARNGKQVAVMVELKARFDEENNLEWAKKLEEAGIHVAYGTIGYKTHTKTSLVVREEDDGVQLYSHIGTGNYHSETAKQYEDLGLLTADHDIGQDLVRVFNYFTGHSMHRDYRKLLIAPGNMRERFVDLVRTVARRARDGDNGRIVAKMNRLEDPQLVRELYRASMAGVDIDLIVRDICRLRPGLEDVSENITVHSVVGRFLEHSRIFYFRVGDEDCYYTGSADWMTRNLDNRVEAVTPIEDPRLQSRLDEILETLLQDTRNRWVMQSDGTYERCRKRVDEATTDAHATFMESARERTTRH; translated from the coding sequence ATGAACGGGGATGACACATCCGAAGCCGATCGATCGGAGCAGTGGAATCGACCGACCGAACGACCGAACCGCACGACCCAGGACGACGACGTACCGACCGCTCGAGCGATGAGCGACGGCGGTTCGTCGGGGGACGACGCCGACGCGACGGCCGAGGACGACGCGACGCTCGCGTACGATACGGGTGCCGACGACGCGCCCGCCGCTGACCCCGACGATGGAACCGGGTCCGAGCCCGACGCAGTCGATGCCGAGGACCGTGGACCCGACGCCGACGAATCCGAGCCGACCAGCGCCCTCCCCGCCGACACGTTGTCGGTCGACGAGGCGAGCGTCGCGGACGCCGCGGCGACGACCGACTCGGCCTCGGAAGGGGACGTCGTTCGGGCCGAGTCCGTCGATCTCTCGGACCCGCGCTACTACCTCAACCGCGAACACAGCGTCCTCGAATTCCAGCGTCGCGTCCTCCACGAGGCCATGGACGAGAAGAACCCGCTGCTCGAGCGGGTGAAGTTCCTCGCGATCTTCACGACGAACGTCGACGAGTTCATCCGGAAACGCGTCGGGGGGCTCAAACAGCAGATCGCCGCGGGCATCACCGAGGAAACGCCCGACGGCCGCACGCCCCGCGAACAGTGGCGCGAGGTCCTGGCGGAGGCCCGTTCGCTGCTCGAGCGCCAGAGCCGCTGCTACCGCGAGGAGATCCGACCCGCCCTCCACGAGGAAGGGATCCACATCGTCGACTACGACGAGCTCTCGACCGCCGAGCAACGGGAGGTTCGCGACTACTTCGAGAGCTCGGTCCTGCCGACCCTGACCCCGCTGACGTTCGATCCGGCCCATCCCTTCCCGTTCATCTCGAACCAGAGCCTCTCGCTGGCCGTCCTGACTCGGGAACGACCCGGCGCCGATCTCACGTTCTCGCGGGTGAAGATCCCGCGCAACCAGGTCCGGTTCGTCCAGCTCGGCGACGACGACCGCTACGTGCTCCTCGAGGACATCGTTCGGGCGAACCTCGACCTGCTGTTCCCGGACGTCGAGGTCGTCGATACGGCCCTGTTCCGGGTGACGCGAAACGCCGAGGTCCGCCGCGACGAGGAGGTCGCCGAGGACCTCATCGAGATGATCGAGGAGGTCTTAGAGGAGCGTCGGTTCGCCACCGTCGTGCGCCTCGAGATCGAGGAGGACGCGCCCGAGGGAATCCTCGAAATCCTCCGGCGTGAACTCGAACTCGACGAGCGGGAGGTGTTCCACCTCGACGGGCCGCTGGACTACCGGGACTTCTTCGAACTGGCCGACCTCGACCGCGAGGAGCTGCAGTTGCCCGACTGGACGCCCCAACCGCATCCGCGGCTGGGAACCCGGGGGGACGGCCGCCCCATCTTCGACGTGATCCGCGACCGCGACGTCCTCGTCCACCACCCCTACCACGCCTTCGAGGACACCGTCCAGCGGTTCTTAGAGGAGGCGGCCGAGGATCCCGACGTGCTGGCGATCAAGGCGGCGATCTACCGCACGGCCAGCGACTCGAAGATCATCGAGACGCTCATCGATGCCGCCCGCAACGGGAAACAGGTCGCGGTCATGGTCGAGCTCAAGGCCCGCTTCGACGAGGAGAACAACCTCGAGTGGGCCAAGAAACTCGAGGAAGCGGGGATCCACGTCGCCTACGGGACGATCGGCTACAAGACCCACACGAAGACGTCGTTGGTCGTCCGCGAGGAAGACGACGGCGTGCAACTCTACTCCCACATCGGCACCGGCAACTACCACTCCGAGACCGCCAAGCAGTACGAGGATCTCGGCCTGCTGACCGCCGATCACGACATCGGGCAGGACCTCGTGCGGGTGTTCAACTACTTCACGGGCCACTCGATGCACCGCGACTACCGCAAACTCCTGATCGCCCCCGGCAACATGCGCGAGCGGTTCGTCGACCTCGTCCGGACGGTCGCCCGGCGCGCTCGGGACGGTGATAACGGCCGAATCGTCGCCAAGATGAACCGACTGGAGGACCCGCAGCTCGTTCGGGAACTCTATCGCGCGTCGATGGCCGGCGTCGACATCGACCTCATCGTTCGCGACATCTGTCGGCTCCGTCCCGGTCTCGAGGACGTCAGCGAGAACATCACTGTCCACAGCGTCGTCGGCCGGTTCCTCGAGCACTCGCGGATCTTCTACTTCCGGGTAGGCGACGAGGACTGCTATTACACCGGCTCGGCCGACTGGATGACCCGAAACCTCGACAACCGCGTCGAGGCGGTCACGCCGATCGAGGACCCGCGGCTCCAGTCCCGCCTCGACGAGATCCTCGAGACGCTCCTGCAGGACACCCGAAACCGGTGGGTGATGCAATCGGACGGCACCTACGAGCGGTGCCGGAAGCGGGTCGACGAGGCGACGACGGACGCCCACGCGACGTTCATGGAATCGGCTCGAGAACGGACGACGCGACACTGA
- a CDS encoding MFS transporter: protein MSRIQSVLADGRGRILFAVATGWCFSIGVRLTYPVLLPFLREAYGLDLTTAGFLLTVLWLAYALGQLPGGILADRLGEGNILVLSTLSSAVTVGVVAVADSAALVYLATGCFGFGTALYGVARFTILSDVFPNNAGTAVGVTMAAGEVGNAALPLAAGAIATTLAWQFGFGLAAPVFLLVAGLLWTVVPGRTSGEGSAVDSLSLETVRYVAAQLRRREIVVVTAIQILTYCVWQAFTGFYPTYLIEIKGFSEGVATALFSAFFALGIVVQPVTGRLYDELGIRRSLPVILAVIAVSLVALPFLEGFWPVVAGTVLLSSILGYGTITLPYMTAAFPSDMQGTGVGFLRSTYMTIGAGSPVLFGALAERGFFDEGYVVLAAFALVAMALVRWLPDLTESASD from the coding sequence GTGTCGCGGATCCAGTCGGTGCTCGCGGACGGGCGGGGGAGGATCCTGTTCGCCGTCGCGACCGGCTGGTGTTTCTCGATCGGCGTCCGGCTCACCTATCCGGTACTGTTACCCTTCCTGCGGGAGGCCTACGGACTCGACCTGACGACGGCGGGGTTCCTGCTGACGGTGCTGTGGCTCGCGTACGCGCTGGGCCAACTTCCCGGCGGGATCCTCGCCGACCGCCTCGGCGAGGGGAACATCCTCGTCCTGAGCACGCTCAGTTCGGCGGTGACGGTCGGCGTCGTCGCCGTCGCCGATTCGGCGGCGCTCGTCTACCTCGCGACGGGCTGTTTCGGCTTCGGGACGGCGCTGTACGGCGTCGCTCGGTTCACCATCCTCTCGGACGTCTTCCCGAACAACGCCGGGACCGCGGTCGGCGTCACGATGGCCGCCGGCGAGGTCGGGAACGCCGCGCTCCCGCTCGCGGCCGGCGCCATCGCGACGACGCTGGCCTGGCAGTTCGGCTTCGGGCTCGCCGCGCCCGTCTTCCTGCTCGTCGCCGGCCTGCTGTGGACCGTCGTCCCCGGCCGCACCTCCGGCGAGGGCAGCGCCGTCGATAGCCTCTCGCTCGAGACCGTCCGGTACGTAGCCGCCCAGTTGCGCCGCCGAGAGATCGTCGTCGTGACGGCGATCCAGATCCTCACCTACTGCGTCTGGCAGGCGTTTACCGGCTTCTATCCGACTTATCTGATCGAGATCAAGGGGTTCTCGGAGGGGGTCGCCACGGCGCTGTTCAGCGCGTTCTTCGCGCTCGGGATCGTCGTCCAGCCGGTGACCGGGCGACTCTACGACGAACTGGGGATCCGACGGTCGCTTCCGGTCATCCTGGCCGTCATCGCCGTCTCGCTCGTCGCCCTCCCGTTCCTCGAGGGGTTCTGGCCGGTCGTCGCCGGGACGGTGTTGCTCTCGAGCATCCTCGGGTACGGGACGATCACGCTGCCGTACATGACCGCGGCGTTCCCGTCGGACATGCAGGGGACGGGCGTGGGGTTCCTGCGGAGCACCTACATGACCATCGGCGCCGGGAGCCCGGTCCTGTTCGGCGCGCTCGCCGAGCGGGGGTTCTTCGACGAGGGCTACGTCGTGCTGGCGGCGTTCGCGCTCGTCGCGATGGCGCTCGTCCGGTGGCTGCCCGACCTCACGGAATCGGCGTCGGACTGA
- a CDS encoding dolichol kinase, producing the protein MADELKRRAVHASGAGLVALYLLAAQFDLGLTWDRFQLLMGLLAAGTIALEFLRLQVGLELSLYDPLTREYEQDQFAGYGYYMVSMTAAVLFFEPRVALPAMLMLAIGDPISGTVSDDSLKFVKGPKVLVTMFVVSTLIAVPFLHERPLAVLAAAVGATVADGVKLRLGEYIVDDNLTIPIYAGLLATLVLEFGPV; encoded by the coding sequence ATGGCTGACGAACTAAAGCGACGAGCCGTCCACGCGAGCGGGGCGGGACTGGTCGCGCTCTATCTCCTCGCCGCTCAGTTCGATCTCGGACTGACCTGGGATCGATTTCAGCTCCTGATGGGGCTCCTCGCGGCCGGAACGATCGCCCTCGAGTTCCTCCGATTGCAGGTCGGTCTCGAGCTGTCGCTCTACGACCCACTGACTCGAGAGTACGAACAGGACCAGTTCGCCGGCTACGGCTACTACATGGTCAGTATGACGGCCGCCGTGTTGTTCTTCGAGCCGCGGGTCGCGCTCCCGGCGATGTTGATGCTCGCGATCGGCGATCCGATCAGCGGGACTGTCTCGGACGACAGCCTCAAGTTCGTCAAGGGGCCGAAGGTGCTGGTCACGATGTTCGTCGTCTCGACGCTCATCGCCGTCCCCTTTCTCCACGAGCGACCGCTGGCCGTCCTCGCGGCCGCGGTCGGGGCGACCGTCGCCGACGGTGTCAAGCTCAGGCTGGGTGAGTACATCGTCGACGACAACCTGACGATCCCCATCTACGCCGGCCTGCTGGCGACGCTGGTCCTCGAGTTCGGGCCGGTCTGA
- the glyS gene encoding glycine--tRNA ligase produces the protein MSDREHESAAATEDEAEATSEKLVELAKRRGYFFQSSGAYGGVGGFYTFGPQGASLKGNVEDAWRDRFAVAEGNMEIDAPTIMPEPVFEASGHLEGFDDMLVECPDCGESHRADHVVEDNTEYEDAESLPIPEVEEVIAEHELVCPSCGAGLAGQAVDTFNLMFATNIGPGDSDPGYMRPETAQGIFVEFPRLKEYARNQLPFGVTQIGRAYRNEISPRRSIIRTREFTQAELEYFIDPETDEPDLSSVADVEVTLYPASEQNAEDGDEIQTTIGDAVEEGIISSPWVAYFLGVAKPWYDAVGVDMDRFRFRQHLSGERAHYASDCWDAESEIDGNWIEMAGFAYRGDYDLSKHGEHSDDRFTIFKQYDEPKTVERATVDPDMSYLGPEFGGDAQAVVQKLEDLAARDRSAFDGDTVEIDLEGETHELPVEKTGFAVEEQTEAGEHITPHVVEPSFGVDRLVYTVLHHAYREDEVADEERTYLELEPEVAPTFVGVFPLQSDDELESQAQAIVDDLREVGLSVTYDDSGNIGRRYRRQDEVGTPFCVTVDYETIEEEETTVTVRERDTTEQKRLSVDDLAETLSAIREGDLEFDEL, from the coding sequence ATGAGTGACCGCGAGCACGAGTCCGCGGCGGCGACCGAGGACGAAGCGGAGGCGACCAGCGAGAAGCTGGTCGAACTGGCCAAGCGCCGGGGCTACTTCTTCCAGTCCAGCGGGGCCTACGGCGGCGTCGGCGGCTTCTACACCTTCGGCCCGCAGGGCGCGTCCCTGAAGGGCAACGTCGAGGACGCCTGGCGCGATCGCTTCGCCGTCGCCGAGGGCAACATGGAGATCGACGCCCCCACCATCATGCCCGAACCCGTTTTCGAGGCCTCGGGCCACCTCGAGGGCTTCGACGACATGCTCGTCGAGTGTCCCGACTGCGGCGAGAGCCACCGCGCGGACCACGTCGTCGAGGACAACACCGAGTACGAGGACGCCGAGAGCCTCCCCATTCCGGAGGTCGAGGAGGTCATCGCCGAGCACGAACTCGTCTGTCCGTCCTGCGGGGCGGGACTGGCGGGCCAGGCCGTCGACACGTTCAACCTCATGTTCGCGACGAACATCGGCCCCGGCGACTCCGATCCGGGCTACATGCGCCCCGAGACCGCACAGGGCATCTTCGTCGAGTTCCCCCGCCTGAAGGAGTACGCGCGCAACCAGCTCCCCTTCGGCGTCACCCAGATCGGCCGCGCGTATCGGAACGAGATCAGCCCTCGACGCTCGATCATCCGGACGCGGGAGTTCACCCAGGCCGAACTCGAGTACTTCATCGATCCCGAGACGGACGAACCGGACCTCTCGAGCGTCGCAGACGTCGAGGTGACGCTCTATCCGGCCAGCGAGCAGAACGCCGAGGACGGCGACGAGATCCAGACGACGATCGGCGACGCCGTCGAGGAGGGGATCATCTCGAGCCCGTGGGTCGCCTACTTCCTCGGGGTCGCCAAGCCGTGGTACGACGCGGTCGGCGTCGACATGGACCGATTTCGGTTCCGCCAGCACCTCTCGGGCGAGCGGGCCCACTACGCCAGCGACTGCTGGGACGCCGAGAGCGAGATCGACGGGAACTGGATCGAGATGGCCGGCTTCGCCTACCGGGGCGACTACGACCTCTCGAAGCACGGCGAGCACTCGGACGATCGCTTTACGATCTTCAAGCAGTACGACGAACCGAAGACCGTCGAGCGCGCCACCGTCGACCCCGACATGAGCTACCTGGGTCCCGAGTTCGGCGGCGACGCGCAGGCCGTCGTCCAGAAACTCGAGGACCTCGCCGCGCGCGATCGCTCGGCCTTCGACGGCGATACCGTCGAGATCGATCTCGAGGGCGAGACCCACGAGCTCCCCGTCGAGAAGACCGGCTTCGCGGTCGAGGAGCAGACCGAAGCGGGCGAGCACATCACGCCCCACGTCGTCGAACCCTCCTTCGGCGTCGACCGTCTGGTCTACACCGTCCTGCACCACGCCTACCGCGAGGACGAGGTCGCCGACGAGGAGCGGACCTACCTCGAACTCGAGCCCGAGGTCGCGCCGACCTTCGTCGGCGTCTTCCCGCTGCAGAGCGACGACGAACTCGAGTCTCAGGCTCAGGCTATCGTCGACGACCTGCGCGAGGTCGGGCTCTCCGTGACCTACGACGACTCGGGGAACATCGGGCGGCGCTACCGCCGGCAGGACGAGGTCGGCACGCCGTTCTGCGTGACCGTCGACTACGAGACGATCGAGGAGGAGGAGACGACCGTCACCGTCCGCGAGCGGGACACGACCGAGCAGAAGCGACTCTCGGTCGACGATCTCGCGGAGACGCTGTCGGCGATCCGAGAGGGCGACCTCGAGTTCGACGAGCTGTAG
- a CDS encoding CBS domain-containing protein, translated as MNVADAMTPREDVVTVELPGSRSDVLEYLQERPFSSVPVLKSTEDGLEYRGLISRDALIEQPDEDQLVMLLDEDVPTTTADTALEDVARTMVEDGARRVPVVDGEFEGIVTVTDVIHAIATGDQETDGTVESYASEDVNTTYEGAPLPVAERELSYANVPYTVALDDDGRMSGVLTEVDVIDVARIVEGEEETGDNFGDQDDDWSWEGIKAVGSRYLPTRDIEIPAEPVSEFMSDDVVTVSAGASIQEAAQRMISNDIEQIPMVTGEDLVGVVCDVDLLEALYE; from the coding sequence ATGAACGTAGCCGACGCGATGACGCCCCGCGAAGACGTGGTAACCGTCGAACTGCCGGGTTCGCGCTCGGACGTCCTCGAGTACCTCCAGGAGCGGCCGTTCTCGTCCGTTCCGGTGCTCAAATCGACCGAGGACGGCCTCGAGTACAGAGGGTTGATCTCCCGCGACGCCCTGATCGAACAGCCCGACGAGGACCAACTCGTCATGCTGTTAGACGAGGACGTGCCGACCACCACGGCCGACACCGCGCTCGAGGACGTCGCGCGGACGATGGTCGAGGACGGAGCGCGCCGCGTCCCGGTCGTGGACGGGGAGTTCGAAGGCATCGTCACGGTGACCGACGTGATCCACGCGATCGCGACGGGCGATCAGGAGACCGACGGCACCGTCGAGTCCTACGCGAGCGAGGACGTCAACACCACCTACGAGGGCGCGCCGCTCCCGGTCGCCGAACGCGAGCTCTCGTACGCGAACGTCCCCTACACCGTCGCGCTGGACGACGACGGCCGGATGAGCGGCGTCCTGACGGAGGTCGACGTCATCGACGTCGCCCGCATCGTCGAGGGCGAGGAGGAGACCGGCGACAACTTCGGCGATCAGGACGACGACTGGTCGTGGGAGGGGATCAAGGCCGTCGGCAGTCGCTACCTCCCCACGCGGGACATCGAGATTCCGGCCGAGCCGGTCAGCGAGTTCATGAGCGACGACGTGGTGACGGTCTCGGCGGGCGCGTCGATTCAGGAGGCCGCACAGCGGATGATCAGCAACGATATCGAACAGATCCCGATGGTCACGGGCGAGGACCTCGTCGGCGTCGTCTGTGACGTCGATCTCCTGGAGGCCCTCTATGAGTGA
- a CDS encoding DUF2267 domain-containing protein gives MERHDFYQSVQYEATLAGEADARNATQAVLSALGERLDETRSQRLDGQLPEEIGDHLVRGDSDRRFDYDEFGAVIPETGPGARS, from the coding sequence ATGGAACGACACGACTTCTACCAGTCCGTGCAGTACGAGGCGACCCTCGCGGGCGAAGCCGACGCGCGAAACGCGACGCAGGCGGTGCTCTCCGCGCTCGGCGAGCGACTCGACGAGACGCGGTCCCAACGCCTCGACGGGCAGCTGCCCGAGGAGATCGGTGACCACCTCGTCCGGGGCGATTCGGACCGGCGGTTCGACTACGACGAGTTCGGTGCGGTGATTCCGGAGACCGGACCGGGCGCCAGGAGTTAA
- a CDS encoding DUF2267 domain-containing protein, which produces MEQAELLETVRDRAAADADEESADDATRAVLQTLGERLSEDEAEDLAAQLPGDLSRHLTQSESGQRFSEEEFVSRIDQRMDTVELHGEEAATTVLGTVLEAVDESERAAVVDRFQHYGFGELLAETDADVDVNDRTPGEY; this is translated from the coding sequence ATGGAGCAAGCAGAACTACTCGAGACGGTACGCGACCGTGCCGCCGCCGATGCGGACGAGGAATCGGCCGACGACGCGACGCGGGCGGTTCTCCAGACGCTCGGCGAACGCCTGAGCGAGGACGAGGCCGAGGATCTGGCCGCACAACTTCCCGGCGATCTGAGTCGGCACCTCACGCAGAGCGAGTCGGGGCAGCGCTTCTCCGAGGAGGAGTTCGTCTCTCGAATCGACCAGCGCATGGACACCGTCGAACTGCACGGCGAAGAAGCGGCGACGACCGTCCTCGGGACGGTCCTCGAGGCGGTCGACGAGAGCGAGCGCGCGGCCGTCGTCGACCGGTTCCAGCACTACGGCTTCGGCGAACTGCTGGCTGAGACGGACGCGGACGTCGACGTCAACGATCGGACGCCGGGCGAGTACTGA